A stretch of the Marivirga tractuosa DSM 4126 genome encodes the following:
- the alaS gene encoding alanine--tRNA ligase, which produces MTSSEIRKKFLNFFQEKEHKIVPSAPMVIKDDPTLMFTNAGMNQFKDYFLGNKVAEATRVTDTQKCLRVSGKHNDLEEVGHDTYHHTMFEMLGNWSFGDYFKKEAIEWSWELLTDIFKLPKERLYVTVFEGDKADGIPFDQEAYDFWKGHIDESRILKGDKNDNFWEMGDTGPCGPASEIHVDLRDEADIAKIPGKDLVNNDHPLVVEIWNLVFIQFNRKADGSLHALPAQHIDTGMGFERICMAIQNKKSNYDTDVFTPLLDELAKISGKKYGELSKIDIAFRVIVDHIRAISLSISDGQLPSNNKAGYVIRRILRRAVRYGYTFLDLKEPFLFKLVPILAKQFEEVFPELKAQQELVEKVIKEEETAFLRTLENGLKRLESIKAELSSSGNATISGAVAFELYDTYGFPLDLTALIAKENGLTVDEKGFEQAMNEQKNRSKSAAKMETGDWQIVNEGRDVEFVGYDEVKADAKILRYRSVKNKNKEQIQLVLDKTPFYAESGGQIGDTGILKVSNETIKVLDTKKENDLIVHFVDKIPAQLDAKVHAQIDNDRRRKIVYNHSATHLVHAALREVLGDHVQQKGSLVSDKLLRFDFSHFSKMTDEEILKVERRVNEKIRENIPQQEERNIPIEEAKAKGAMALFGEKYGDTVRMITFDPNYSVELCGGVHVPATGNIGQFKITTETSVAAGIRRIEAVTGEKAEEYHLDQEAILKQVNALLKSPKDLAQAVEQLMKEKNELQKSLEKEQSKQAGALKDELIKNAEKQNDISVIISEIALPNADALKKLSFELKNEVDSLFAVLACDVDGKPQISVVISENLVESKDLNAGKIIRDLAKNIQGGGGGQAFFATAGGKKLEGLPQVVLQAKTMAKEL; this is translated from the coding sequence ATGACTTCCAGCGAGATACGTAAAAAGTTCTTGAACTTCTTTCAAGAAAAAGAGCACAAAATAGTGCCCTCAGCCCCTATGGTAATCAAAGATGACCCTACTTTGATGTTTACCAATGCCGGTATGAATCAGTTTAAAGACTATTTTTTAGGCAATAAAGTTGCAGAAGCCACAAGAGTAACTGATACTCAAAAATGTTTAAGAGTTTCAGGGAAGCATAATGATTTAGAGGAGGTTGGCCACGATACCTACCACCACACTATGTTCGAAATGCTGGGAAACTGGTCCTTTGGAGATTATTTTAAGAAAGAAGCTATCGAATGGTCTTGGGAATTATTGACTGATATTTTCAAATTGCCAAAAGAAAGATTGTATGTAACCGTTTTTGAAGGTGATAAAGCAGATGGTATTCCTTTTGATCAGGAAGCTTATGATTTTTGGAAGGGACACATTGACGAGAGCCGAATTCTCAAAGGCGATAAAAATGACAATTTCTGGGAAATGGGGGATACGGGACCTTGCGGGCCGGCCTCTGAAATTCATGTTGACTTAAGAGATGAAGCAGATATAGCCAAAATCCCGGGAAAGGATTTGGTTAATAATGACCATCCTTTAGTGGTAGAAATCTGGAATTTGGTTTTTATCCAATTCAACCGAAAAGCAGATGGAAGTTTACATGCATTGCCTGCTCAACATATTGATACAGGTATGGGCTTCGAACGTATTTGCATGGCTATCCAGAATAAGAAATCTAATTATGATACAGATGTTTTCACTCCTTTATTGGATGAATTAGCTAAGATTTCTGGTAAAAAATATGGTGAGTTAAGCAAAATTGACATAGCATTCCGCGTAATCGTGGATCACATCCGAGCAATTTCGCTTTCTATTTCTGATGGACAATTGCCATCCAATAATAAAGCAGGCTACGTTATCAGAAGGATTTTAAGAAGAGCAGTCCGTTATGGCTATACCTTCCTTGATTTGAAAGAGCCATTCCTTTTTAAATTAGTTCCGATTTTAGCTAAGCAGTTTGAAGAAGTTTTCCCAGAGTTGAAAGCTCAACAAGAATTAGTGGAAAAAGTAATCAAGGAAGAGGAAACTGCTTTCTTGAGAACTTTGGAAAATGGTTTGAAAAGATTGGAAAGTATAAAAGCTGAGTTGTCTAGCAGTGGAAATGCGACTATTTCGGGTGCAGTGGCTTTTGAACTGTATGATACTTATGGCTTTCCATTGGATTTAACTGCTTTGATTGCGAAAGAGAATGGATTAACTGTTGATGAAAAAGGCTTTGAGCAAGCAATGAATGAGCAAAAAAATCGCTCAAAATCAGCAGCTAAAATGGAAACAGGCGACTGGCAAATTGTGAACGAAGGCAGAGATGTAGAATTTGTTGGTTATGATGAAGTAAAAGCTGACGCTAAAATATTACGATACCGCTCCGTGAAGAACAAAAATAAAGAGCAAATTCAATTAGTATTGGATAAAACGCCTTTTTACGCTGAGAGCGGTGGACAAATAGGGGATACCGGTATTTTGAAAGTTAGCAACGAAACCATTAAGGTTCTAGACACCAAAAAAGAAAATGATTTGATTGTGCATTTCGTGGATAAAATCCCTGCTCAATTGGATGCTAAAGTCCATGCACAAATAGATAATGATCGCAGAAGAAAAATTGTATATAATCACTCAGCCACTCACCTTGTGCATGCAGCCTTAAGAGAAGTTTTGGGTGACCATGTGCAACAAAAAGGTTCTTTAGTTTCGGATAAATTGTTGCGATTTGACTTTTCTCATTTCTCTAAAATGACGGATGAAGAAATCTTGAAAGTAGAAAGAAGGGTGAATGAGAAGATCAGAGAGAACATTCCGCAGCAAGAAGAACGCAATATTCCCATTGAAGAAGCCAAAGCAAAAGGAGCAATGGCGCTTTTTGGAGAGAAATATGGAGATACTGTAAGGATGATAACATTCGATCCGAATTATTCTGTTGAGCTTTGTGGAGGAGTACATGTGCCAGCTACTGGAAATATTGGTCAGTTTAAAATTACTACTGAAACCTCTGTAGCTGCTGGGATTAGAAGAATTGAGGCTGTGACAGGAGAGAAAGCAGAAGAATATCATTTAGATCAAGAAGCAATTCTAAAGCAAGTAAATGCTTTATTGAAAAGTCCGAAAGATTTAGCTCAGGCTGTAGAACAGTTGATGAAAGAGAAAAATGAGCTGCAAAAATCTTTAGAAAAAGAGCAATCAAAACAAGCGGGGGCTTTAAAGGATGAATTGATCAAGAATGCTGAAAAGCAAAATGATATTTCAGTAATTATCAGCGAAATTGCTTTGCCCAATGCGGATGCTTTGAAGAAGTTATCATTTGAATTAAAAAATGAAGTTGATTCATTATTTGCCGTGTTAGCTTGTGATGTGGATGGAAAACCGCAGATTTCAGTCGTAATTTCTGAGAATTTGGTTGAAAGCAAAGATTTGAATGCTGGAAAAATTATCAGAGATTTAGCAAAGAATATCCAAGGCGGTGGTGGAGGTCAAGCCTTTTTTGCCACAGCAGGTGGTAAAAAATTGGAAGGATTGCCTCAGGTAGTTTTACAAGCCAAAACTATGGCTAAAGAATTATAA
- a CDS encoding CapA family protein gives MTKSIFTFFIVLLILSGCKSLQKTAQKDDSTKKQAEVDSTQQKIDTVQIVIKDTIPTQEEVTIKIHPKTPDTISVIGVGDIMIGTNFPNEGYLPPDSGKYMLSSVAHILRDADLTFGNQEGVILNEGGEAKSCSDPSVCYIFRSPEHLASHYVDAGIDLMSLANNHAGDFGETGRKNTMRVLDSLGIHHAGQLTQPFTIFEHERIKYGFVAFSPNNGTQSINDLDAAKGIIQHLDSLSDIIIVSFHGGAEGKKYQHVTREREYFYGENRGNVYEFSHEMIDAGADIIFGHGPHVARAIEVYKNRFIAYSLGNFATYGRFNLRGANGLAPIAKVWITEDGSFVKGRIISAVQKGAGVPEIDVNHAAAQKIKELTEADFPESKILIDPEGNIRYIQDQF, from the coding sequence ATGACTAAATCAATTTTCACATTTTTTATTGTTCTTTTGATCCTGTCAGGCTGTAAATCTTTGCAAAAAACAGCACAAAAGGACGATTCGACTAAAAAACAAGCCGAAGTTGACAGTACTCAACAGAAAATTGATACGGTTCAGATTGTTATTAAAGATACTATCCCAACTCAGGAAGAAGTCACCATTAAAATCCATCCTAAAACACCTGACACCATTAGTGTGATTGGAGTTGGCGACATTATGATTGGTACCAATTTCCCCAATGAAGGCTATTTGCCGCCAGATTCAGGAAAGTACATGTTATCATCAGTTGCTCATATTTTAAGAGATGCGGATTTAACTTTCGGTAATCAAGAAGGTGTGATCCTAAATGAAGGTGGAGAAGCCAAAAGTTGTTCTGACCCGTCCGTTTGTTACATTTTCCGAAGCCCAGAACATTTAGCTAGTCATTATGTAGATGCCGGCATTGATTTAATGAGCTTAGCCAATAACCATGCTGGGGATTTTGGGGAAACAGGCAGGAAAAACACCATGCGAGTATTAGATAGTTTAGGCATCCATCATGCCGGTCAATTAACACAGCCTTTCACGATTTTTGAGCATGAAAGAATCAAATACGGATTTGTGGCTTTCTCCCCCAATAACGGAACCCAAAGCATCAATGATTTAGATGCGGCAAAAGGAATCATTCAACATTTAGATAGTTTATCTGATATTATCATCGTGTCTTTCCACGGAGGAGCTGAAGGCAAGAAGTACCAACATGTAACGCGTGAAAGAGAATATTTCTATGGGGAGAATAGAGGAAATGTCTATGAGTTTTCTCATGAAATGATAGATGCTGGAGCCGATATTATTTTCGGACATGGACCGCATGTAGCCAGAGCAATAGAAGTTTATAAAAATAGGTTTATTGCTTACAGTTTAGGAAACTTCGCCACTTACGGTAGATTTAATTTAAGAGGTGCAAACGGCTTGGCTCCTATTGCAAAAGTTTGGATAACAGAAGATGGAAGTTTCGTAAAGGGAAGAATTATTTCTGCAGTTCAAAAAGGTGCAGGAGTGCCTGAAATTGATGTAAATCATGCTGCAGCACAAAAAATAAAAGAATTAACAGAAGCTGATTTTCCAGAATCCAAGATTTTAATTGACCCAGAAGGGAATATTCGCTATATTCAAGACCAATTTTAA
- a CDS encoding M23 family metallopeptidase, translating into MARIKYYYDTETCRYERVKVSKWDIFLNLLGFLSVSLILAVGIIIVYNAYFDSPKEAQLKKENKELQFYYEMMEKEVNNVQKVLSSLQERDDEVYRNIMGAEPIPSSIRAAGVGGAERYKNIIESELERENLILDMMQELDKVKKQMYIQTKSYDEILELAENKEEMMASIPAIQPIPNKELKRLASGYGMRMHPILKVVRMHEGCDFSAPRGTPIYSTGDGEVIRVSSTFGGFGKLVIIDHGYGFITKYAHMSSFNVKRGDKVKRGDCIGFVGTTGTSTAPHLHYEIHKDGKPINPVHYFYQDVSDEEYEKLLELSSRENQSLG; encoded by the coding sequence ATGGCAAGAATTAAATACTATTACGACACCGAAACTTGCAGATATGAGCGAGTAAAGGTATCAAAGTGGGACATATTTTTAAATTTATTGGGCTTTTTGTCTGTATCATTGATTCTGGCTGTCGGCATTATCATTGTTTATAACGCATATTTTGATTCTCCAAAAGAGGCTCAACTTAAAAAAGAAAATAAAGAACTTCAATTCTATTATGAAATGATGGAAAAAGAAGTGAATAATGTTCAAAAGGTTTTATCCTCCTTACAAGAGAGAGATGATGAAGTTTATAGAAACATTATGGGCGCTGAACCCATTCCTTCGAGCATTAGAGCTGCAGGAGTTGGTGGTGCTGAGCGATACAAAAATATCATTGAAAGCGAGCTAGAAAGAGAAAATCTTATTCTTGATATGATGCAAGAACTCGATAAGGTGAAAAAGCAAATGTATATCCAGACAAAATCTTACGATGAGATTTTGGAATTGGCGGAAAATAAAGAAGAAATGATGGCTTCTATCCCTGCTATCCAACCTATCCCTAATAAGGAGTTAAAAAGATTAGCTTCAGGATATGGTATGAGAATGCATCCTATTTTGAAAGTAGTTCGGATGCATGAAGGTTGCGATTTTTCTGCTCCTCGTGGAACTCCAATTTATTCTACTGGAGATGGTGAAGTAATTAGAGTTAGCAGTACTTTTGGAGGCTTCGGTAAGTTAGTGATAATAGATCACGGTTACGGATTCATTACGAAATACGCTCATATGTCTTCTTTTAATGTGAAAAGAGGAGATAAAGTAAAAAGAGGAGATTGTATTGGTTTCGTAGGAACTACAGGAACTTCTACCGCTCCACATCTTCATTATGAAATTCATAAAGATGGCAAACCTATCAACCCTGTTCATTATTTCTATCAAGATGTATCTGATGAGGAATATGAAAAACTATTAGAATTGTCATCTAGAGAAAACCAATCCCTAGGGTAA
- the gatB gene encoding Asp-tRNA(Asn)/Glu-tRNA(Gln) amidotransferase subunit GatB produces MSLDKSIRDQYRVVIGLEVHAQLLTESKLFCSDSTSFGASPNTHISPISLGHPGTLPKLNKKAVDYAIKMGLACECKITEENIFARKNYFYPDLPKGYQVTQDKAPICVGGKVWIKAKGETEEKAIALNRIHMEEDAGKSIHTEDASDTLVDYNRAGVPLIEIVTEPDLRSADEAYAFLTEVRRLVRYLEICDGNMEEGSLRCDANVSVMLKDAKEYGSKVEVKNMNSIRNVHRAIEHEAERLILLLEQGKKIISETRDFDAATGTTSSLRNKEELNDYRYFPEPDLSPLIVDEAWIKEIKARMPALPRELQQKFIEKYGIPEYDAQVLTDNKGIALYFDALCQETSNYKSASNWIMGTVKSYLNEHNIGIDQFSISPKKLGGLIQLVDAGKVSNTVANQQIFIEMLKSKEADAETIAVEANLLQESSSDSIQPIIDEVIKDMADKVKEYKSGRKGLIGLFVGEVMKRSKGKADPKKTNELLQQTLK; encoded by the coding sequence ATGTCTTTAGACAAATCCATAAGAGATCAATATAGAGTTGTAATAGGACTTGAAGTGCATGCGCAGTTGTTGACAGAGAGTAAATTATTCTGTTCTGATTCAACTTCCTTTGGAGCAAGTCCTAATACGCATATTAGTCCTATTTCATTGGGGCATCCAGGCACTTTGCCAAAGCTCAATAAAAAAGCTGTGGATTATGCCATTAAAATGGGCTTGGCTTGTGAATGTAAAATCACCGAAGAAAATATTTTTGCCAGGAAGAACTATTTTTATCCCGATTTGCCCAAGGGCTATCAAGTTACACAAGACAAAGCCCCGATTTGCGTGGGAGGTAAAGTGTGGATTAAAGCAAAAGGCGAAACTGAGGAAAAGGCAATTGCCTTGAATCGAATCCATATGGAGGAAGATGCGGGAAAATCCATTCATACCGAAGATGCAAGCGATACCTTAGTGGATTATAATAGAGCCGGAGTACCCTTAATTGAAATAGTGACTGAGCCAGATTTACGAAGTGCGGATGAAGCTTATGCATTTCTAACGGAAGTGAGAAGGCTGGTGCGATATCTTGAAATCTGTGATGGCAATATGGAAGAAGGTTCTTTGCGATGTGATGCCAATGTCTCGGTAATGCTCAAGGATGCCAAAGAATACGGTAGCAAGGTGGAAGTGAAAAATATGAACTCCATCAGAAATGTGCATCGAGCGATTGAACATGAAGCTGAGAGACTAATTTTACTATTAGAACAAGGCAAGAAAATTATTTCAGAAACCCGTGATTTTGATGCAGCTACTGGAACAACTTCCAGCCTAAGGAATAAGGAAGAGTTGAATGATTATCGCTATTTTCCTGAACCAGATTTATCTCCCTTAATTGTAGATGAAGCTTGGATCAAAGAAATCAAAGCTCGAATGCCAGCACTACCTCGGGAGCTGCAGCAGAAATTCATTGAGAAATATGGAATCCCAGAATATGATGCTCAGGTATTAACTGATAATAAAGGAATTGCCTTATATTTCGATGCGCTTTGTCAAGAGACTTCAAATTATAAATCAGCTTCCAATTGGATAATGGGAACGGTAAAATCTTATTTGAATGAACATAATATAGGAATTGATCAATTTTCAATTTCGCCTAAAAAATTAGGAGGTCTGATTCAATTAGTAGATGCTGGAAAAGTAAGCAATACCGTTGCCAATCAGCAGATATTTATTGAAATGCTGAAAAGCAAAGAGGCTGATGCAGAAACAATTGCGGTGGAAGCGAACCTATTACAAGAAAGTTCGTCTGACAGTATTCAGCCAATTATTGATGAGGTTATCAAAGATATGGCAGATAAGGTGAAAGAATATAAATCTGGTAGAAAAGGATTAATAGGATTATTCGTTGGGGAAGTGATGAAACGAAGCAAAGGAAAAGCTGACCCCAAAAAAACAAATGAATTATTACAACAAACTTTAAAATAG